One stretch of Arachis duranensis cultivar V14167 chromosome 1, aradu.V14167.gnm2.J7QH, whole genome shotgun sequence DNA includes these proteins:
- the LOC110280950 gene encoding uncharacterized protein LOC110280950, whose amino-acid sequence MGKSWKDTRLRLYDDYYEPTLSTEENTENRPPGIDRDHWRWYLDYRANPETKSEQEGRIVSRGELWIKVHKRRDGSYINDEAREIGERLLEIEQEDESSRVLSQNDSLAQVFGREKPGRVRGVGLGPTPSQLFGTNLQPSVNRVLEEETQRKLNELQTELEAEKLKRKAMEDEAAADKKRIKRRLYQRLLETAAELSPRAHNQGGHHSRRKTVLWRFKTAAKRRKKRR is encoded by the exons atGGGGAAGTCCTGGAAAGATACAAGGCTAAGGTTGTATGATGATTACTACGAGCCAACACTGTCGACTGAAGAAAATACCGAGAACCGTCCGCCAGGAATTGATCGAGATCACTGGCGATGGTACCTTGATTATCGCGCCAACCCTGAGACGAAG TCAGAACAAGAAGGAAGGATAGTCAGTAGAGGAGAGCTGTGGATCAAGGTTCACAAAAGAAGGGATGGCTCTTATATTAATGATGAGGCGAGAGAAATTGGT GAAAGACTTCTGGAGATTGAGCAAGAAGATGAGTCTTCTAGAGTCTTGTCTCAAAATGATTCCCTTGCTCAGGTTTTTGGAAGAGAGAAACCGGGTAGAGTGCGTGGAGTGGGTCTTGGACCGACTCCTAGTCAACTCTTTGGTACAAATTTGCAGCCATCAGTGAACCGAGTCCTAGAAGAGGAGACGCAAAGGAAGCTAAATGAACTACAGACAGAACTGGAAGCTGAGAAGTTAAAAAGGAAGGCGATGGAAGATGAAGCAGCAGCAGACAAGAAAAGGATAAAG CGGCGGTTATACCAGCGGTTGCTGGAAACCGCCGCTGAACTCAGTCCCCGCGCTCATAACCAGGGCGGTCACCATAGCCGCCGGAAAACTGTTTTGTGGCGGtttaaaaccgccgctaaaAGGAGAAAAAAGCGCCGCTAA
- the LOC107493819 gene encoding uncharacterized protein LOC107493819, producing MDSWESQKILDEVKVHYENTLVVELDIAAREEFKLIEHGLERLWERLSRSQVQEAPEETGEVVPDSVEKEAVVSSESSEEADSARQKASMLSYDLNKMPDENEYPYGGMSPDTKNAWHLSM from the exons ATGGACTCGTGGGAGTCGCAGAAAATACTTGACGAGGTGAAG GTACACTATGAAAATACTCTTGTTGTTGAACTGGATATTGCAGCACGAGAGGAGTTCAAACTCATAGAACATGGACTTGAACGACTATGGGAAC GATTatctcgatcccaggttcagGAGGCACCCGAAGAAACGGGGGAGGTGGTACCGGATTCAGTGGAGAAAGAGGCTGTTGTCTCCTCCGAAAGCTCTGAAGAGGCTGATTCTGCTCGACAAAAGGCCTCGATGCTATCATATGACCTCAATAAAATGCCGGACGAGAATGAATATCCATATGGTGGAATGTCCCCTGATACGAAGAATGCGTGGCACCTATCTATGTGA